A genomic region of Streptococcus suis contains the following coding sequences:
- the ltrA gene encoding group II intron reverse transcriptase/maturase gives MTKPKNDDKLLKRQKLRYAEYYGMTEIFDDLYSKSQNGFNFKNLMNIITSPENILLAYRTIKRNGGSQTEGVDGVTIKDLENLTQEDFISKVQRRFQYYRPRKVRRVEIPKPNGKKRPLGIPSMWDRVAQQCILQVLEPICEAKFYKHSYGFRPLRSADNAIMDCMYRMNKSHMSYVIDVDIKGFFDEVNHTKLMRQIWTLGIRDKQLLVIIRKMLKAPIVLPNGKVSHPTKGTPQGGILSPLLANINLNEFDWWIGRQWEERDCKELVPQYNSKGTRHKSHVYRKLRASTTLKEMYIVRYADDFKIFCRNRNEAERTFKAVKLWLKERLNLPISEEKSQITNLRKKSSEFLGITLKLVSKNNRFVCFSHIAPKAKKRIKHQLKQQMKLIQIKGVKETIIREIQKYNSMVIGIHNYYSMATHVSKDLEEIHYQLYLSFKNRLQAKGLTKIGEYKGKDKGVLPYLQSQNIRYLMGYPILPISYVKTRTLKGRNKNLNRYTPEGRKLIHKQQESVETWKLKWLREHPIINKRATVEYNDNRISLFVAQKGKCAVTGQELDMDDIHCHHKRPWSETKDDSYRNLIIVGRDSHRLIHATNEKAIKNLFQLLNLSNTGLTKLNQLRELVGNPPLLKENLNLE, from the coding sequence ATGACGAAACCAAAAAATGATGACAAACTATTAAAACGTCAAAAACTAAGGTATGCGGAATACTATGGCATGACCGAAATATTTGATGATTTATATTCCAAAAGTCAAAATGGATTCAACTTTAAGAATTTGATGAACATTATCACATCTCCCGAAAATATACTACTCGCATATCGTACCATAAAGCGGAATGGTGGTAGTCAAACCGAGGGAGTAGATGGTGTTACCATTAAAGATTTAGAAAATTTGACCCAAGAAGACTTTATCTCTAAAGTTCAAAGAAGATTTCAATATTATAGACCCAGAAAGGTCAGAAGAGTAGAGATTCCTAAACCAAATGGAAAGAAACGACCACTAGGCATTCCCTCGATGTGGGACAGAGTAGCCCAACAGTGTATTTTACAAGTGTTGGAGCCAATCTGTGAAGCGAAATTTTATAAACACAGTTATGGATTTAGACCCTTAAGGTCGGCTGATAATGCTATTATGGACTGTATGTATCGTATGAATAAAAGTCATATGTCTTATGTCATTGACGTTGATATTAAAGGCTTTTTTGATGAAGTGAATCATACTAAGTTAATGCGTCAAATCTGGACCTTAGGTATCAGGGACAAACAACTTCTAGTGATTATTCGAAAAATGTTAAAAGCACCAATTGTTCTTCCGAATGGAAAAGTGAGCCATCCAACTAAGGGCACACCACAAGGAGGTATCTTATCTCCACTACTTGCCAATATCAATCTTAATGAATTTGATTGGTGGATAGGACGACAATGGGAAGAAAGAGATTGTAAGGAATTAGTTCCTCAATATAATTCCAAGGGAACAAGACACAAGTCACATGTTTATAGAAAGCTGCGAGCTTCAACGACACTAAAAGAGATGTATATTGTTCGATATGCGGATGATTTTAAAATCTTTTGTCGAAATAGGAATGAGGCAGAGCGAACGTTTAAGGCTGTAAAATTGTGGTTAAAAGAGCGACTTAACCTCCCTATTTCAGAGGAAAAATCTCAAATTACCAATCTGAGAAAGAAAAGCAGTGAATTCCTCGGGATTACTTTAAAGTTAGTTTCTAAGAATAATCGCTTTGTTTGCTTCTCTCATATTGCACCAAAAGCCAAGAAACGTATTAAACATCAACTGAAACAACAGATGAAATTGATACAAATTAAAGGTGTTAAAGAAACAATTATTCGTGAAATACAGAAGTATAATAGTATGGTTATCGGTATTCATAACTACTATAGTATGGCAACACATGTGAGTAAGGATTTAGAAGAAATTCATTATCAGCTTTACCTCTCTTTTAAAAATCGATTGCAGGCGAAAGGTCTGACAAAAATAGGAGAATACAAGGGAAAAGATAAAGGGGTTCTCCCTTACCTTCAATCTCAAAATATTCGGTACTTAATGGGTTATCCAATTCTTCCAATTAGCTATGTCAAGACGAGAACACTAAAAGGAAGAAATAAGAATCTGAATAGGTATACTCCTGAGGGGAGAAAATTGATTCATAAACAACAGGAATCTGTGGAAACCTGGAAATTAAAATGGCTGAGAGAACACCCAATTATAAATAAGCGTGCAACTGTTGAATACAATGATAATCGAATTTCTTTATTTGTAGCTCAAAAAGGGAAATGTGCTGTAACCGGTCAGGAATTGGATATGGATGATATTCATTGTCACCATAAGAGACCTTGGTCAGAAACAAAGGATGACTCTTATAGGAACCTTATCATTGTTGGACGAGATAGTCATCGCCTGATTCACGCAACAAATGAGAAGGCTATCAAAAATCTCTTTCAGCTTTTGAATTTGAGTAATACAGGACTGACCAAATTAAATCAGTTGCGTGAACTTGTAGGAAATCCACCATTATTGAAAGAAAATTTGAACTTAGAATAA
- a CDS encoding nucleotidyl transferase AbiEii/AbiGii toxin family protein yields the protein MNKAKLTALCHKISKNTGLTFNSVMTYYFLEVILKKLSQSTYSNHYIFKGGFLLSNVIGVESRSTVDIDFLFHQITLSEDTVKQQLKEILADSEEGISFVIQSITAIKESDDYGGYRATISCQLENIKQVIHLDIATGDVVTPQPITYDYKAIFDEDNFPIIAYTIETILAEKLQTIYSRNFLNSRSKDFYDVYILSKLKKEDIDFIQLRNACQRTFSYRETELDFVKIIELLERFKSDPIQNKQWQNYSKKYSYTKGISLADVLDEMIRLITVLISINSD from the coding sequence ATGAATAAAGCTAAGCTAACAGCACTCTGTCATAAAATATCAAAGAATACTGGATTAACCTTTAATTCCGTGATGACCTATTACTTTCTTGAAGTGATTTTGAAAAAATTAAGTCAGAGTACCTATTCAAATCACTATATCTTCAAAGGAGGATTCCTACTGTCAAATGTTATCGGAGTTGAATCACGTAGCACGGTTGATATTGATTTTTTGTTCCATCAAATAACACTCTCAGAAGATACTGTGAAGCAGCAACTCAAGGAAATTTTAGCAGATTCCGAAGAAGGTATATCTTTTGTGATTCAATCAATCACAGCTATTAAAGAAAGTGATGACTATGGTGGCTATCGAGCAACAATTTCGTGCCAGCTTGAGAATATTAAACAAGTTATCCATTTGGATATTGCGACAGGTGATGTTGTAACTCCTCAGCCGATTACATACGACTATAAAGCTATTTTTGATGAAGACAATTTTCCAATCATTGCTTATACAATTGAAACAATTCTAGCTGAAAAACTTCAAACCATCTATTCACGTAACTTCTTGAACAGTAGAAGCAAAGATTTTTACGATGTTTATATTCTTTCAAAACTGAAGAAAGAAGACATTGACTTCATTCAGTTGAGAAATGCCTGTCAGAGAACATTTTCATATCGCGAAACAGAACTCGATTTTGTAAAGATTATTGAACTACTCGAGAGGTTCAAATCTGACCCTATTCAGAATAAACAATGGCAAAATTATTCAAAAAAATATAGCTATACAAAAGGGATTTCACTTGCAGATGTTCTTGATGAGATGATTCGTCTCATAACAGTTCTCATTTCTATAAATTCTGATTAA
- a CDS encoding type IV toxin-antitoxin system AbiEi family antitoxin domain-containing protein — MSKKEILLEFIENHNGIITYKDCKALKIPTIYLTRLEKEGILYRVEKGIFLTQNGDYDEYYFFQYRYPKAIFSYISALYLQQFTDEIPQYFDVTIPRGYRFNTPPANLNIHSVSKEYSELGITLVKTPMGNEVRVYDLERIICDFVIHREKIDTELFVKTLQHYGNYSKKNLTKLYEYATKMNTLDKVKQTLEVLV; from the coding sequence ATGTCAAAAAAAGAGATTCTACTTGAATTTATAGAAAACCACAATGGCATTATCACCTATAAAGATTGTAAAGCTCTAAAGATTCCAACAATATATTTGACAAGACTAGAAAAAGAAGGGATTCTATACCGCGTCGAAAAAGGAATTTTCCTAACCCAGAATGGAGACTACGACGAATACTACTTCTTTCAGTACCGTTATCCCAAGGCTATTTTCTCTTATATCTCAGCGCTTTACCTGCAACAATTTACAGATGAAATTCCTCAATATTTTGACGTAACCATTCCTAGAGGCTACCGTTTTAATACTCCTCCAGCAAATCTGAACATTCATTCCGTTTCTAAGGAATATAGCGAACTAGGAATTACACTTGTAAAAACCCCTATGGGAAACGAGGTAAGAGTGTATGATTTAGAACGTATTATCTGTGATTTTGTGATTCATCGAGAAAAAATAGATACTGAGCTTTTTGTCAAAACACTTCAACATTACGGAAACTATTCTAAAAAAAATCTTACAAAACTCTATGAATATGCGACAAAAATGAACACCTTGGACAAGGTCAAACAAACTCTGGAGGTCCTAGTATGA
- a CDS encoding SspB-related isopeptide-forming adhesin — MTKTCNHHFLVNQEKGEKHVFRKSKKYRTLCSVALGTMVTAVVAWGGTVAHADEVTTSVDTTIQRTENPATNLPEAQPNPVSEQTESLALTGQSNGAIAVTVPHDTVTQVVEEAKAEGVSTVEDSPMDLGNTTSAAETNQQISKAEEDAQNQVEAINEVTETYKADKATYESNKARIEQENKELSQAYEGANQTGKETNTWVDTKVNDLKTRYADADVTVNEQIVSAGNGTSVLDYTNYGKTVETIQSTNEQAVADYLTKKTKADDIVAKNQAIQKENEAGLAKAKADNEAIEKRNQAGQAAVDAENRAGQAAVDKANKEKQQLVSDRAAEIEAITKRNQEKEAAARKENEAIDAYNAKEMERYRRDLAEISKGEEGYISEALAQALNLNNGEPQAQHGAITRNPNQIISTGDAMLGGYSRILDSTGFFVYDSFKTGETLSFNYQNLQNARFNGKKISRVTYDITNLVSPAGTDAVKLVVPNDPTEGFIAYRNDGNGDWRTDKMEFRVVAKYFLEDGSQVTFSKEKPGVFTHSSLNHNDIGLEYVKDSSGKFIPINGSTVQVTNEGLARSLGSNRASDLNLPEEWDTTSSRYAYKGAIVSTVTSGNTYTVTFGQGDMPQNVGLSYWFALNTLPVARTVTPYSPKPHVTVELEPIPEPITVTPDVFTPKTFTPEKPVTFTPKPLEEVVQPSLSLTKVTLPVKPIPKELPTPPQVPTVHYHAYRLTTTPEIMKEVVNSDQANLHEKTVAKDSTVIYPLTIDALSPNRAQTTSLIFEDYLPAGYLFDKETTQKENGNYVLSFDETKNFVTLTAKENLLQEVNKDLTKVYQLNAPKLYGSVQNDGATYSNSYKLLLNKGTTNAYTVTSNVVTVRTPGDGETTTLITPDKNNENADGVLINDTVVAFGTTNHYRLIWDLDQYKGDRSAKETIARGFFFVDDYPEEVLDVVENGTAITTLDGQKVSGITVKIYASLNEAPKDLQDKLARAKISPTGAFQVFLPDDNQAFYDQYVQTGTSLALLTKMTVKDSLYGQTKTYTNKAYQVDFGNGYETKEVTNTLVSPEPKKQNLNKDKVDINGKPVLVGSQNHYTLSWDLDQYRGIKADNSQIAQGFYFVDDYPEEALLPDEAAIQFVTSGGKTVSGITVKSYSQLSEAPKTLQAALSKQKIQPKGAFQVFMPEDPQAFFESYVTKGENITIVTPMTVLETMLNSGKSYENVAYQVDFGQAYETNTVTNFVPKVTPHKANTNQEGISIDGKTILPNTVNYYKIVLDYSQYKDMVVTDDVLAKGFYMVDDYPEEALTLNPDGIQVLDKDGNRVSGISVSTYASLSEAPKVVQDAMAKRQFTPKGAIQVLSSDDPKNFYETYVKTGQTLVVTLPMTVKNELTKTGGQYENTAYQIDFGLAYVTETVVNNVPKLDPQKDVVIDLSHKDESLDGKEVALQQTFNYRLVGALIPSNRATDLFEYGFEDNYDEKHDEYNGVYRSYLMTDVILKDGSVLKEGTEVTKYTLQQVDTENGLVSISFDKSFLETISDDSAFQADVYLQMKRIAAGQVENTYLHTVNGYVISSNTVVTHTPQPEEPSPNQPTPPQPPIESLEPPVPASVLPNTGEQESLLGLIGAGILLGTAYGLKRKEEK, encoded by the coding sequence ATGACCAAAACATGTAATCATCACTTTCTTGTCAATCAGGAAAAAGGCGAGAAACACGTCTTTCGCAAGAGTAAAAAATATCGTACTTTATGTTCCGTTGCCCTTGGAACCATGGTGACGGCTGTTGTTGCTTGGGGAGGAACGGTTGCACATGCTGATGAAGTTACAACTTCAGTTGATACCACCATTCAACGAACGGAGAATCCAGCTACGAATTTACCAGAAGCACAGCCAAATCCTGTATCTGAACAAACTGAAAGTTTAGCGTTAACTGGACAATCTAATGGAGCGATTGCTGTCACCGTACCACATGATACGGTAACGCAAGTGGTTGAAGAGGCAAAGGCTGAAGGTGTTTCTACGGTTGAAGATAGTCCAATGGATTTAGGAAATACAACTTCTGCGGCAGAAACCAACCAACAAATTTCAAAAGCAGAAGAAGATGCCCAAAACCAAGTTGAGGCTATCAATGAAGTTACTGAAACCTACAAAGCTGACAAAGCGACATACGAATCGAATAAAGCCCGCATTGAACAGGAAAATAAGGAGCTGTCACAGGCCTACGAAGGGGCCAATCAAACTGGTAAAGAGACAAATACTTGGGTTGATACTAAAGTCAATGACCTAAAAACTCGGTATGCAGATGCTGATGTGACAGTAAATGAACAAATAGTTTCAGCAGGGAATGGGACATCTGTACTTGACTATACAAACTATGGCAAGACTGTTGAAACCATTCAATCAACTAACGAGCAAGCTGTAGCGGATTATCTAACAAAGAAAACTAAGGCAGATGATATTGTTGCGAAAAACCAAGCCATTCAAAAAGAAAATGAAGCTGGACTTGCTAAGGCAAAGGCAGATAACGAAGCCATTGAGAAGCGGAATCAGGCAGGTCAAGCAGCTGTTGATGCTGAAAACCGTGCAGGTCAAGCCGCAGTAGATAAAGCTAATAAGGAGAAACAACAATTAGTTTCAGATCGAGCAGCCGAGATTGAAGCTATTACAAAACGCAATCAAGAAAAAGAAGCTGCAGCCAGAAAAGAAAATGAAGCGATTGATGCCTACAATGCCAAAGAAATGGAACGCTATCGACGTGACTTAGCCGAGATTTCAAAAGGTGAAGAAGGTTATATTTCTGAAGCCCTTGCTCAAGCCCTCAATCTCAATAACGGTGAGCCACAAGCACAACATGGAGCCATTACCCGAAATCCTAATCAAATCATTTCAACTGGTGATGCTATGCTGGGTGGCTACTCAAGAATTTTGGATTCAACTGGATTCTTTGTCTATGATAGCTTCAAAACAGGTGAGACCCTTAGTTTTAACTATCAAAATCTTCAAAATGCACGATTTAATGGTAAAAAGATTAGTCGAGTGACTTACGATATTACCAACCTTGTATCGCCAGCTGGAACCGATGCTGTGAAACTAGTTGTGCCAAATGATCCTACCGAGGGCTTCATTGCCTATCGAAATGATGGAAATGGTGACTGGCGAACAGACAAGATGGAGTTTCGTGTAGTTGCTAAGTATTTCTTGGAAGACGGTTCACAAGTTACCTTCTCCAAAGAAAAGCCAGGAGTCTTCACACACTCTTCCCTCAATCATAATGACATTGGTTTAGAATATGTTAAAGATTCATCTGGGAAATTTATTCCGATTAATGGTTCAACCGTTCAAGTGACTAATGAAGGTCTAGCACGTTCTTTGGGTTCCAACCGTGCAAGTGATTTGAATTTACCTGAGGAATGGGATACCACATCAAGCCGTTATGCTTATAAAGGAGCTATTGTCTCAACAGTTACATCAGGCAATACCTACACAGTAACCTTTGGGCAAGGCGATATGCCACAGAATGTTGGCTTGTCATACTGGTTCGCTTTAAATACCCTACCAGTTGCACGTACAGTAACACCGTATAGTCCCAAACCTCATGTAACGGTGGAACTTGAACCCATTCCAGAACCTATTACGGTAACACCAGATGTCTTTACTCCTAAAACATTTACACCAGAAAAGCCTGTGACCTTCACGCCAAAGCCTTTGGAAGAAGTAGTGCAGCCTAGTCTGTCCTTGACCAAAGTAACCTTACCTGTCAAACCTATTCCAAAAGAACTTCCAACGCCACCTCAAGTACCGACAGTCCATTATCATGCATACCGTTTGACGACAACTCCAGAGATTATGAAAGAAGTGGTCAATAGTGACCAAGCTAATCTTCATGAGAAAACTGTCGCAAAAGATTCAACGGTGATTTATCCCTTAACAATCGATGCCTTATCGCCCAATCGTGCCCAAACGACTAGTCTCATTTTTGAGGACTACTTGCCTGCTGGTTACCTATTTGATAAGGAAACAACACAAAAAGAGAATGGAAACTATGTCCTTAGCTTTGATGAGACTAAGAATTTTGTGACCTTGACCGCAAAGGAAAACTTGTTGCAGGAGGTAAATAAAGATTTAACCAAGGTTTATCAACTGAACGCTCCAAAACTCTATGGTTCTGTTCAAAATGATGGGGCAACCTATTCCAATAGTTATAAACTCCTTTTGAACAAGGGTACAACCAATGCTTACACAGTCACTTCAAATGTTGTAACGGTTCGTACACCAGGTGATGGGGAGACAACCACACTCATTACACCAGATAAAAACAATGAAAATGCGGATGGTGTCCTCATTAATGACACGGTCGTAGCCTTTGGCACAACCAACCACTACCGATTGATTTGGGATTTGGACCAGTATAAGGGAGATCGTTCTGCAAAAGAGACAATTGCACGAGGCTTCTTCTTTGTGGACGATTACCCAGAGGAAGTGCTCGATGTGGTGGAAAATGGCACGGCTATCACAACCCTTGACGGTCAGAAGGTATCCGGAATAACGGTTAAAATCTATGCTTCACTAAATGAAGCTCCTAAAGACCTTCAAGATAAATTAGCTCGTGCTAAGATTTCACCGACAGGTGCCTTTCAAGTCTTTTTGCCGGATGACAACCAAGCCTTTTATGACCAGTATGTTCAAACAGGAACTTCTTTAGCTCTTTTGACCAAAATGACGGTGAAAGATAGTCTCTATGGTCAAACTAAGACCTATACAAACAAGGCTTACCAAGTTGATTTTGGAAATGGCTATGAAACCAAGGAAGTGACTAACACGCTTGTTTCTCCAGAACCCAAGAAACAAAATCTAAACAAGGATAAAGTGGATATCAATGGGAAGCCCGTGCTAGTGGGAAGTCAAAATCACTATACTCTTTCATGGGACTTGGACCAATACCGAGGGATTAAAGCAGACAACTCTCAGATTGCACAAGGTTTTTACTTTGTGGATGATTATCCAGAAGAAGCTTTATTGCCGGATGAAGCAGCTATTCAGTTTGTCACTTCTGGTGGCAAAACAGTTTCAGGAATCACGGTGAAGTCTTATTCTCAATTATCAGAAGCTCCTAAAACGCTACAAGCAGCCCTTTCGAAACAAAAAATTCAGCCTAAAGGAGCTTTTCAAGTTTTTATGCCTGAGGACCCACAAGCCTTTTTTGAATCTTATGTGACCAAGGGGGAGAATATTACCATTGTCACTCCGATGACGGTTTTGGAAACCATGCTTAATTCAGGGAAGTCTTATGAAAACGTGGCTTATCAGGTGGACTTTGGGCAAGCCTATGAAACCAACACGGTGACCAATTTTGTCCCTAAAGTAACTCCACACAAGGCTAACACCAATCAAGAAGGCATTTCAATTGATGGAAAGACTATTCTTCCGAATACGGTCAATTATTACAAAATTGTCTTGGATTACAGTCAATACAAGGACATGGTCGTGACGGATGATGTTCTTGCCAAGGGATTTTACATGGTAGACGATTACCCAGAAGAAGCTCTTACCCTAAATCCTGATGGCATTCAAGTTTTGGATAAGGATGGCAATCGTGTATCTGGTATCTCTGTCAGCACCTACGCGAGTTTGTCAGAAGCTCCGAAAGTCGTCCAAGATGCCATGGCTAAACGTCAGTTTACACCTAAAGGAGCCATTCAGGTCCTTAGTAGCGATGATCCCAAAAACTTTTATGAGACTTATGTGAAAACTGGTCAAACCTTAGTTGTCACGCTTCCGATGACTGTTAAAAATGAGTTGACCAAAACAGGTGGTCAGTATGAAAATACAGCCTATCAGATTGATTTTGGCTTGGCCTATGTCACGGAAACAGTGGTCAATAATGTTCCCAAACTAGACCCACAAAAAGATGTGGTAATTGACTTGTCTCATAAAGATGAGAGCCTTGATGGGAAAGAAGTGGCCTTGCAACAAACCTTTAACTATCGTTTGGTTGGAGCTTTGATTCCAAGCAATCGTGCAACAGATTTATTTGAATATGGTTTTGAAGATAACTATGATGAAAAGCATGATGAGTATAATGGTGTTTATCGCAGCTATCTGATGACGGATGTCATCCTCAAAGACGGTTCTGTCTTAAAAGAGGGGACAGAAGTCACGAAATATACCTTGCAACAAGTGGATACAGAAAATGGCCTAGTGTCAATTTCATTTGATAAATCCTTCTTAGAGACTATCTCCGATGATTCAGCCTTTCAGGCAGATGTTTACCTTCAAATGAAACGGATTGCGGCTGGTCAGGTGGAGAATACCTATCTCCATACAGTGAATGGCTATGTCATCAGTTCAAATACAGTTGTAACACATACACCTCAACCTGAAGAACCAAGTCCAAATCAACCCACTCCACCTCAACCACCGATTGAGTCTCTTGAACCACCTGTTCCAGCAAGCGTTTTGCCAAATACAGGGGAACAGGAATCCCTTTTGGGCTTGATTGGAGCTGGTATTCTACTTGGTACGGCTTATGGACTGAAGAGAAAGGAGGAGAAGTAG
- a CDS encoding calcium-binding protein, whose amino-acid sequence MNPKSIYEKDSDQDGLTDAQELALGTNPQSVDTDGDGQADLEELQSGHSPLVPQKELYDDLEL is encoded by the coding sequence ATGAATCCAAAAAGCATTTATGAAAAGGATTCAGACCAGGATGGTCTGACAGATGCTCAGGAACTAGCTTTGGGAACCAATCCGCAGTCTGTTGACACAGATGGTGATGGTCAAGCTGATTTAGAGGAGCTACAATCTGGACATTCACCATTAGTCCCACAAAAGGAGTTGTACGATGACTTGGAACTTTGA